A single window of Botrytis cinerea B05.10 chromosome 3, complete sequence DNA harbors:
- the Bcyrb2 gene encoding Bcyrb2, whose product MATSSNAGADPASASFEIRDHSKSDNHKSDIIEENHNSPAPTSTDGGNGDSQKDDAATMAASEELKHTSISDKLPLPTETPSQMPQTEAQTEDKDMSGTDKDTTPEAEPIDAQDEEMRDRVSSPKKKRGRDQDDDTNQAEDESGRNNGVASEGSLNGSRTMRSGPEKKRPRDTSQEPSRISDKVLAKERSQNEASKIAETSTSSTENPIKSTFGSTSGDKFASSGFGALASASTSPFGTIGASKPSVFGSGAKSPLPGFGSFASAKPPSSTPASSISSSSAEKSTSGFGSAFGSGATSGFGGLASGSVFGSGLKNGFAGGSGPKLSSFAAPGKDNAGLGSKPAKPFGAPASDAEDSDDDDDEDDSDDGAEGDEEEGGEKAIVEEKKKTKKVHIDDGEADEATILQIRAKLFAMGSKELGWKERGVGTVKINAPKSCVDFDESGHAIPGSFDSSMLEGKSVRLVMRQENTHRVILNTVVLKAMEFKPKPSTTSAQVLFTAFEGETEAKPVNMILKMNENNYKLFTNEIENIQHEL is encoded by the exons ATGGCTACATCTTCAAACGCTGGAGCTGATCCAGCTTCAGCATCTTTCGAAATTCGAGATCATTCAAAATCGGACAATCACAAATCCGAtatcattgaagaaaatcataACTCCCCAGCTCCTACTTCAACAGACGGGGGAAACGGTGATTCACAAAAAGATGATGCTGCTACTATGGCTGCCAGTGAAGAATTAAAGCACACATCTATTTCGGACAAGCTTCCGTTGCCTACAGAAACACCTTCGCAGATGCCACAAACAGAAGCTCAAACAGAAGATAAGGATATGTCCGGTACAGACAAAGACACCACGCCCGAGGCGGAACCGATTGATGCGCAAGATGAGGAAATGAGAGATAGAGTTTCTTCGCCCAAAAAGAAGCGTGGCAGAGATCAAGATGATGATACAAATCAGGCGGAAGACGAAAGTGGAAGAAATAATGGAGTTGCGAGCGAAGGAAGCTTAAATGGGAGTCGAACGATGAGATCAGgtccagagaagaagagacctAGAGATACTTCCCAAGAACCATCCAGAATATCAGATAAAGTTTTAGCAAAG GAGAGGAGCCAGAACGAGGCATCGAAGATTGCCgaaacatcaacatcatccacCGAGAATCCTATCAAGTCAACATTTGGAAGTACATCTGGTGATAAATTTGCAAGCTCAGGATTTGGTGCTTTAGCATCTGCCAGCACTTCTCCATTTGGCACAATCGGCGCATCTAAACCTAGCGTTTTTGGTTCGGGGGCAAAATCACCACTTCCAGGATTTGGATCTTTTGCCTCTGCCAAACCACCAAGCTCCACACCTGcatcctcaatctcaagcTCCTCGGCAGAAAAATCTACATCTGGGTTTGGAAGCGCATTCGGTAGCGGTGCCACATCAGGTTTTGGTGGATTAGCATCAGGGAGTGTATTTGGCAGTGGATTAAAAAATGGATTTGCTGGTGGATCTGGACCAAAGCTTTCGAGCTTTGCAGCTCCGGGAAAAGACAATGCTGGATTAGGCAGCAAGCCAGCCAAACCCTTTGGTGCTCCCGCTAGTGATGCGGAGGACTCtgacgacgatgacgacgaaGACGATAGTGACGATGGTGCTGAgggcgatgaagaagaaggggggGAGAAAGCAATTgttgaggaaaagaaaaagaccAAGAAAg TCCACATTGACGACGGCGAAGCCGACGAAGCAACTATATTACAGATTCGAGCCAAATTATTCGCAATGGGATCCAAGGAGCTAGGctggaaggaaagaggagtTGGTACTGTGAAAATAAATGCACCTAAATCATGCGTCGATTTCGACGAAAGTGGCCATGCAATTCCTGGCAGTTTCGATTCATCAATGCTAGAAGGAAAAAGTGTAAGATTGGTCATGCGACAAGAAAACACTCACAGAGTTATTTTGAATACAGTAGTACTGAAAGCTATGGAGTTCAAACCCAAACCATCAACTACTTCGGCACAGGTTTTATTCACGGCCTTTGAAGGAGAAACGGAGGCCAAACCTGTTAATATGATTCTCAAG atgaatgaaaataattacaaattaTTCACAAACGAAATCGAAAATATTCAACACGAGCTATAA
- the Bcacb1 gene encoding Bcacb1 yields the protein MSAFDTAVADSKKLTSKPSSDDLLEIYSLYKVAIGDDISKAEAPGLFDIKGKAKKKAWQEKVDSGITADQAKEKYVAKIEELKEKCGYDPNKAPEAVGGN from the exons atgtcTGCCTTCGATACCGCAGTTGCCGATTCCAAGAAGCTTACTAGCAAGCCTTCATCTGATGATTTACTCGAGATTTACA GTTTATACAAAGTAGCCATCGGTGACGACATCTCCAAAGCTGAAGCTCCTGGACTTTTTGACATCAAG GGCAAAGCCAAGAAGAAGGCGTGGCAAGAAAAGGTCGATTCTGGCATCACAGCCGATCAAGCCAAAGAAAAATATGTCGCCAAGATCGAGGAATTAAAGGAGAAGTGCGGATATGATCCTAATAAGGCTCCTGAGGCTGTTGGTGGAAACTAA